A part of Arachis hypogaea cultivar Tifrunner chromosome 12, arahy.Tifrunner.gnm2.J5K5, whole genome shotgun sequence genomic DNA contains:
- the LOC140176658 gene encoding uncharacterized protein: MTTQMKHNWEPPTTTLVKINVDAAISNGNNGGVEAVIRNGMGHILTAAIWPTTQPLETLEAEALAIYLGMKLAKECCFMEIVIESDCIEVVNELKHGRPNPTCFRAFVVDALSLMCNFRLMAFTHIKKSGNKVAHELAKE, encoded by the coding sequence ATGACCACCCAAATGAAGCATAATTGGGAACCACCAACTACCACTCTCGTTAAAATTAATGTGGATGCAGCCATATCCAATGGTAATAATGGAGGAGTTGAGGCGGTGATTAGGAATGGTATGGGTCACATTCTTACAGCAGCAATATGGCCCACAACACAACCACTTGAAACCCTTGAAGCAGAGGCTCTTGCAATATATTTGGGGATGAAGCTAGCAAAAGAATGTTGCTTTATGGAGATTGTTATAGAGAGTGATTGCATAGAAGTGGTAAATGAACTCAAACACGGTAGACCAAACCCAACTTGCTTCAGAGCTTTTGTAGTAGATGCTCTATCTTTGATGTGTAACTTTAGATTAATGGCTTTCACTCATATTAAAAAAAGTGGAAACAAAGTAGCCCATGAATTAGCAAAAGAgtag